The segment TTTTGTTCATCAAAAGAATCCAAATTGGCCAGCCGTACGCTAAACGCGTTTGTTCCGATACTAGCCGGGATTTCCTTCAGATACATAACGGCCTAAGGGGCGAACTCCTTGTGCTGCCCGGCACAGGCTTACGGCGCTGGCAGTTGCCAACCGAATGGCGCAGCTGCGAACACCAGGGCTTAATCATTGCCTCACTATGATAGGAAAGAACCGTCTTACTTTGTGAATCCCTATGCCGCTGCCCGCTGCTCTCCGCATTTCTTTATAGGTTTATCGTTTTTTATCGTCGGGAATACCTCTACTAGCAGGAAAAATTAATGTATACCATCGATTTCAAGGAGGAGATATGACATGGAAAGATTTAATGAGACGTATACTGAGATGGATCAGCCGCAGCTTGGCTCAGTTACCCCTGGAAACGGGGAACTTGATTATAGCGGGTATAATAAGGATCAGGGCAACAGCAAATTCCTCAAGGGTGTCCTGCTCGGAGCAGCCATAGGCGGCCTGGTTACCCTGATTGACAAAGATACAAGAAGAAAAATGACAAGTAAAAGCTCAAACGTAAAAGATAACACCTCTTCCTTTTACTCAGATGTCAAGGATGACCCTAAGGGCTTTGCCAATGACATGATGGGCCGTGTCAAAGATGCGACGAACGTATTGAAAGAGGCAATGAATGATGCCCAGGAAATTTATGATAAATTTAACAGTGTCTTTACAAATGAAGTGAAAGAAGCGAAAGACATGAAAAAGAATGCCCAGGAGATGTCCAATGAAGTGATGGACACAGCGAAAGAAGCGCAAGGTGACCTGCAGGATATCAAATCCAAGGTGAAGGAAGCCGGTGAAGAATTGAAAACCGAGCATAAAAACGAAAGCAGCTCTGGCAGCAGTTCAAGTCTGAACGGAAGCTCCAGCTATTAAAATTGAAAGAAGCATGGGAAGCAGCAGGACAACTTGCTGCTTCTTTTTTTCGTACAGAAAAGTATATATTGTCAGCAAGGAAGTGTTTAAACTCAGCGGCCAATTTTAAGAGATAAGGAAGCAGCTGCCTCTGGCTTTGCCTGAAGGTTCGCCAATCGGCGAATTGAGGGTTTGCGGGACTGCGGCGAAGCAGCAGGCACTAGAGTCCCGGGGCAGGAATGGTGAGGAATCCTTAATAAGAAAAAGGAACCTTGATCATGCCACATTAAATTCGGCGCAGTACGGAAAGCGAGTGCTTGCAACGGAAATCAACTATACTGTTTGAAAAGCAACAATGGTTGCCAAAACAGTCTTTATTGGAAGATGAATGCCGGCTCTGCTAAAATGATGGAACAGCGTGACAGTTAACGAAGTGGGAGTTGAAAAAATTGAAAAAATCATTTTATCATTACTTCATGAAATTCCGCGGTGCCCTTAAGCGCAATCCATACAGCGAACTGGCCGAAGAGATGTACCGGGACCCAGCCTTTCCAAAACAGTCGGAGGACTACAATGAAGTCAGTTCATATATTGAAATAAAACAATATTCACTGGAAGCGGTATCGGTGTTTGATGAAGCATGGAGTGACTATGAGAACAACAGATGACCATATCATTATTATGTAAACTTAAAAATAACATTCCGCTGCCGGAAAGAAGCAGCGGATTTTATATATTACTGATTGACAGGGCTGAAGGAGCGCTTGCCGAGTTCCTCATCAAGCATATAGAAAGCATTGCTGTCCCCTTCAATGCGCTTCAGCTTCTGGATGATCGTATCGAACGTCGCTTCTTCTTCAACTTGTTCGTCAATGAACCACTTTAGAAAATTGATTGTCGCATGTTCCCGTTCGTCCCATCCCATATCTGAAAGGTCATAGATTCGTTTTGTCACTTCCTGTTCATGGGCATAGCCTGCTTCAAATACCTCGAGCACAGAAGAGAACTCGTTATTCGGATCTCCATGTCCGGTAATGACAGCTTTTTTACCGAGATCGTTGATGAAGTTGAAGAATTTCATAGCATGGAAACGCTCTTCTTCAGCCTGAACGAGGAAGAAGTTTGCGAAACCGTCGAGATTTTCTGCTTTCAAGTAAGCGGCCATTGCCATATAAAGGTTGGCGGAATGGAATTCGTAGTTCATTTGTTCATTTAGAGCATCAAGCAGTTTGTCGCTTAACATGGATACCACCCTTTTCATCATAATTTTTGCCACAATTTATTGTAACATAGTTTATCCTACTTACAATCACAGCGTCGGCTGTTCCTTCATCCTTTCTCTGGATATTCACCAAACATGAAATTGTCCTGTCTCTACATCCTTTCACCCTGGTAAAATGTGCCCGATTTAAGCGGATTTCAGTGCTCATTAAAAAAGGTGCTTAACAGAAGCACGACCCTGTCCGATATAAACAATAACAGGGGTGCGGCTAATTCAAAACCGTTGCCGACCCCCTGCTATATTTTAAGTAACTGGCAGGAGAGATTCTAATGGACAAAACGACGATAATCGGTGTCATTCTCGGGGTGCTGGCTGTTGGAGTCGGCATGGTATTGAAAGGTGTTGAAGTGACAGCACTTTTCAATCCGGCAGCATTCCTGATCATATTTGCCGGGACTGCCGCGGCCGTTATGATTGCTTTCCCGGCAAGTGAACTGAAAAAGGTTCCGGCCCTAATCAAAATTATCTTTAAAGAACAGGAACTGCCGCCTGCTTCAGAACTCATTGACACGTTTTCCGGCTGGGCGAATACAGCACGCGCAGAAGGACTGCTCGCACTTGAAACGAAGCTTGATGATATTGATGATCCGTTTTTACAAAACGGAATGAGGCTCGCGATAGATGGTCAGTCGCCGGATTTCATCCGGGATGTTCTAAATGAAGAGCTTGATGCGATGGAAGAACGGCATCTTGCCGGTGCTTCCATTTTTACACAGGCAGGCACATATGCACCGACACTAGGTGTTCTCGGTGCAGTTGTCGGCTTAATTGCGGCTCTCGGCCACATGGAAGATACAGGCGCGCTCGGCAAGGCAATTGCAGCTGCTTTTATCGCAACTCTTTTTGGTATTTTTTCGGGGTATGTCCTATGGCATCCATTTGCGAATAAGCTGAAGCAGAAATCCCGCCAGGAAATCTTTTTGAAGCGGATTATCATAGAAGGAGTCCTTTCCATCCAGGAAGGGCAGTCCAGCATGGTGATCCGCGACAAACTAGCCTCCTATCTGCCTGCCGGGCAGAGGGAGCAGCTTGACCAGCAGGAATTTGCGGGAGAATTGGAGAATGCCTAGAAAAAAGAAAAAGCATCACAGCGATCATATGGATGAATCCTGGCTCATTCCATATGCGGACTTACTAACGCTTCTGCTCGCCCTTTTCATTGTTCTTTTTGCTTCAAGTTCGATCGACGCCGACAAGTATCAGCGTATCGTCCAGGCGTTCGACAGTGCTTTTAATGGTTCTACCGGTATACTTGACGAACAGGCTCCCGCCCAGTTGGACAACGAAAATGACGGCTCTGTGCCGCTTGCGCTTGATGAGGAAAAAGAAAATGAGATTACGGATGAAGAACTTGCGGAAAAGCAGGCTGAAAGGGAAATGGAAGCATTGATGGCGCTTCAGAAAAAGATGGATAAATATATCGGCAGAAACAACCTTGAAGTGAATTTTAAAACAGAGCTCTCGGATGAAGGATTGCTGATAACAATCCAGGATGTCGCCCTGTTTGACTCCGGCAGTGCCGCTGTTAAGCCGGAAGCGCAGCAGCTTGCATCAGACATGTCTCATCTCCTGGTGACAAATCCGCCGCGCAATATTGTCATTAGCGGCCACACTGATAATGTTCCTATCCATAATGCCCGCTTTGAATCAAACTGGCATTTAAGTGTTATGCGAGCTGTCAACTTCATGAAAATTCTGCTCGAAAATGACCAATTAGATCCCCAGAAATTCAGTGCAAAGGGATTTGGCGAACACAAGCCTGTATCTGGAAATGATAATGCTGAAGGCCGGCAAAATAACAGGCGTGTAGAAGTGCTTATCCTCCCAAACCTTCTGACTGAAAATGCCGGCAGCTGATCAAGCAAGACAGTCCGCATTCGAAAACGAGTATGAAATCGCAGAGATTTCATACTCGTTTTTTTTATTTCAATGTAATGCCTCTCCCTTGCAGGTTGTCCTTATTCTGTCAAAGGCCAGCGCTGGAATGCTGGTTTTTATCCAAACCGGCTTTGTAAATAAGAAAAAAGCGGGACATCTAATCAACTCCCAGCATAAAGTGCAATTTTTCGAACAGCCTGTTAACCCGATTTATTCCGTTAAAGGTTGCTCTGGTAGAATAACCCAAATAAAAAAACGAGCCTGAGCCATAGTCAGGTGTTGCTTGCGGTGTCTGTTTCATTTCGAATTCGGATCTTATTTGTCCTGTTATCTTAGGTTTTCTTGATCATAGTTGAACTGCTTTCCTTAAGGCGGCCGGCATTCTGCTTGCTTTGTGCAATGGAGTTATCTAGACTATGGAAGTAGAAGGTGAATATGAGTAAGGGGGATGGAGATGGCAAACAAAGTAATGGTCATCATTTCGACAGGAGAAAAAGAAAAAGCACTTACAGGGATTCTATACGCAGCGAATGCGCTCAAAAACAACTGGCTGGACGATGTCCAGGTGTTTTTTTTCGGACCGTTTGAAAAACTCGTCACAGAAGATGAAGAAGTACAGGAAAAAGTGGCAAAGCTGGCCGAATATAACAAGCCGACGGCCTGCCGCTTCTTATCTGAGAAGAGCGGAGTGACCGAACAGCTTGAAGGTCTGGGCTATGACGTCGAGTATGTCGGTTCAATGGTTTCTGAAGCCATCAAAGACGGTTACGTCCCGATGGTATTTTAACGCCGCTGTTATTCAGCGGTTTTTTATTGCCATATAGGAAAGTGGGAGTATTTCGACGCAGCGGCTAATTTTAAAAATATAGATACGGGCAACTACGCCTCTGTCTTCGCCTAAAGGCTCGCCAATCTGCAAGTTTTCTTTATCTGCTGATCGGCTGTGCAGTATTCAAGATGTGGACAGATCTGGAATAAGAAATCAAACGTAAGTGAGGGAGCAGGATGACGAGTATTTGTTTTGTGAGACACGGGGAAACCGATTGGAATAAAGAACGCCGGCTGCAGGGCCAGGAAGACATCCCCCTGAACGAAACAGGGCGGGAACAGGCACTGCGCACCGCACAATTGCTGAGCGAAGGAAAATGGGATGCGGTGCTGGCAAGTCCGCTGTCACGCGCAAGGGAAACAGCAGAAATCATAAGAACAAGATTGAACATCGTTGATTACGGTGTGGTAAGCCATTTTCAGGAAAGGGATTTCGGAAGCATTTCTGGTGAGCTGTTTGCTGACGTGGAGGAACTGTACAAAGCTGAAACGGCTCCCGGCATGGAACGGCTTGAGGATATGATGGTGCGGCTTGAGGCGGGGCTTGCGGAAGTGAAAAAAAATTTCGCGGGTAAGCGTGTTATCGTCGTATCACACGGTGTGGCGATCAGAGTGCTCCTCTCCCATCTGTTCAAAGAAGAAGTTCACCCGGAGGTTAAACTGCACAATGCCTGTGTCAGCCATCTTTCATTCAATGATGGCCGCTGGGTGCTTGGTGAATGGAATATCGCTGATCATCTCAGCGACACAACAATGCGGACATAAAAACAGGCGGCAAGCTGATGGGCTTGCCGCCTGTTTTTTTGATTAATAGGAGAATCCTGATGCGCCGACAATGATGAGCAGAATGAACAGAACAACAATCAGCGCAAAGCCTTTTCCGTATCCGTAACCTCCGCCATATCCGCCGCGGTATCCACAGCCGTAGTAACCCACTAAATTCCACCCCCTTAAAAGATGGTCAATACTAAGGTATGCAACTGCATCTGCCGGTGAATAAGGCAGATGTCCAATTTTAACGAAATATTGACAAGTCACGATGAAAACAACTGTTACCATGAAAGTCACATTTTTATATTTTGGTACTATCTGTTAAACAAATCATTTGTTAAAATCATTAAAGACAGACGAAGGAGAGATCATCATGAAATCCATTAAAAATATAGCCGGCATCGGAATTTCAGCCTTGCTCCTGCTCTCCGGCTGTGCCGGGGATAACGTTTCAGAGAAGCGGGATTCGACAGCCGGACAAATTAAAGAAATCCTGCAGGAAGAAGACCAGACCGCACAGAATTCCGGCAATGAACCGGATGATGATAAAGAACGTTTTTCTGAGGGCGGCGAAAATGCCGGCCAAACGGACGGATCCGATGAGGGGACAACGGATGGCGGAACCAGTCTGCCGGATAAACATAAAAATGTCGTTAAGGAAGTTAACGGGAGGGCAATTATTATGAATCCGGGCAACATCCTGAGCGTCGTCAACAAATCACAGGGCTTGCCGGAGGATTATACCCCGGGAGAGCTCGTCATCCCGGATGTACCGTTCCCATTTGAAGGGGATATACCAAAAAAGTATATGCGGAAGGAAGCAGCTGCCGCACTTGAGGAAATGTTCCAGGAAGCTTCACGTGATGGGGTCCATTTGATGGCAATCTCAGGGTACCGCACATATGAACGCCAGAAAGAGCTCTTTGTACGAAAGGCAGCCGAGGTAGGAGAGGAAGCTGCGAATGAAGTTGTCGCATATCCAGGCGAAAGTGAACACCAGACAGGTTTGACGATGGATGTGAGCAGCGCATCTTTCGGGTACAGACTGGACAGAGAATTCGGTGATACCGCGGGCGGGAAATGGGTAGCCAAGCATGCACACCGATTCGGGTTCATTGTCAGGTATCCGGAAGGAAAAGAAGAGATAACAGGTTATCAGTACGAACCATGGCATCTTCGGTATGTAGGCAAAGACGCTGCAGCTGAAATCAATGAACAGGACATGACACTTGAGGAATATATGGGACTGGTGCAAAAACAATAAACCGCGGATTCCGCGGTTTATTTCAATTGGCAAGCAAGTAGCGTCCAGGCCCGGGCACCGACTGCTCTATATCGAACACGCCATCTCAATCAATGGATAAAATTCATCGAATGTATGATAGAGGGATATTCTCTGCGTAAATCTGCTGAATTAGTTGGTAATGTTACTCACGTTACATTGTTCTATTGGATGCACAAACTCTTATCATCATTAAAACAAATGGAAATATCTAATTTTGAAGGTATCGTTGAAATGGACGAGACCTATTTCCTATACTCAGAAAAAGGACAAAGAAAGATAAAAGACAGAAAACCCCGCAAACGTGGCGGTTCCGCTAAGAAATGAGGCATAAGCAACGAACAAGTTTGCGTCTTAGTCGCAAGAGACCGTGAAAAGATGACTTTTTCGCAGACATTGGGAATGGGGCGATTAACAAAAGAGCAGTTAGACAAAGCTATCGGACATAAATTTTCGAATGAAAATGTTTTACACACCGATTCTTGGCGTGCCTTTAAAACATATGCCGCTGAAAAAGGAATGGATATTTATCAATTCAAGTCTGGTGGTAAGGTTCGCACAAAGGGACTATACCATATCCAGAACGTTAACAATTATCACCGAAGGCTTAAAGGATGGATACAACGTTTTAATGGAGTTGCAACTAAATACTTGAATAATTACCTTGCTTGGTTTCAGGTGTTAGAATCCATTTAACATCAAAGGAATCCTATTACTATGAATGACTTGATGGTTAAAGGGAATTTAATACAAAATATGGAAACATATGATACACTTAGGTTATCTAAATTCACGATATAAACTTTACTGCTTGTTCAACTAACGGTGCATTATGTGGAAGAAGGACTGTTTGGTAAAATACTGGGTATAATTTTTTTGTTATTTATTAAAAGGATTGAATTAAATGAACGAGATGACTTTTGAAAGTGATATTCTCTATTCGCAATTAGCAGTATTTCAGTATGGTTTAGAAAACCCCTTTAATGACTGGAACGACACTCATGTTAACCAAGGTTTTGCATGGAGAGAAGGTTCTGTATCTTTTGGAACTCTTTCTAATGATGAAGAATGCAAAATTACCGTGAGAGTTACTGATAAAAAAGAAGTGGATACCGATGCTATTAGGGCAATAGCTGTACCTTTTTATATAAGTAAGAAAGGAATTGAAGTTGGCTCTATCATGGAAACAATAGCGATTGATATAGAAGAGGAAATGTATGAGTTACTCTTTGCCGTTAAACGATTAGAAAATGGATTAGGTCATTATTCATTTTCATTCATAAAAAATACTAATCCTACGGTGAACATTATCAAAGTGGATGAAGAACTTAATCCACCATCAGTGTTGGTGATGAACGCTGAACCAGCAATATAAAAAGTTCAATAAGTGGTGGCTTTTCTTCAATAGAGAAAGGTGGTTAGTAATATTAAATGGAGATTGAGAGTATTAAAAGTAAAGAAGAACTGATTTCCTTTATTGATAATTTAAAGAATGATTTGGTGACTAATCAAACGGAGTGGGAAAACCTATCCCTTGAAGATTACTTGGAAGCAATTAAAAGTTGGGTAGAGGATACAAATTCTTTACCAAGTAATCCAAACTGGAGTACCCTTGCTGAAATTTTAATGGCAGGGAAGTTTTATGAATAACTTTCTTATTGCGTTAACGGGTGCGTTTCGTTTAACAAGCAAATATTACAAAATGGAACTTCCGCAAATTAGGAAGTTCCATTTTTATAAGCAATATCAACATTGAACTTTAACAGAGCCTTTTTATAAAATGAAACAAATCCACTAGGTCTCCATCCCAAAAGGGGGTCTCTGTGACACTGCAAATGAGAAAACAGCCGGTTTTTGGCCACTGGCTTGTTTAACTCGGAGGAGGTCATGCGAAATTGAATGCCAGGGGAAACAGGCTGTGCTGATTTTTGGAGCTTACTTTGATGCATACGTTTATAAGCGGGCACCTTGCCCTCTTAAGACCCGGCATTTATTAATACACCAAATTAAGGCGAACTGGAGGGGTACTATGTCTGAATTGATAAACGAAATCCTTGCAGCTCAGGGGCTTTCGACAGAAGTGATTACGTTCGAACCTGTTAGCGGCGG is part of the Bacillus marinisedimentorum genome and harbors:
- a CDS encoding YtxH domain-containing protein, with the translated sequence MERFNETYTEMDQPQLGSVTPGNGELDYSGYNKDQGNSKFLKGVLLGAAIGGLVTLIDKDTRRKMTSKSSNVKDNTSSFYSDVKDDPKGFANDMMGRVKDATNVLKEAMNDAQEIYDKFNSVFTNEVKEAKDMKKNAQEMSNEVMDTAKEAQGDLQDIKSKVKEAGEELKTEHKNESSSGSSSSLNGSSSY
- a CDS encoding YozE family protein; amino-acid sequence: MKKSFYHYFMKFRGALKRNPYSELAEEMYRDPAFPKQSEDYNEVSSYIEIKQYSLEAVSVFDEAWSDYENNR
- a CDS encoding ferritin, whose amino-acid sequence is MLSDKLLDALNEQMNYEFHSANLYMAMAAYLKAENLDGFANFFLVQAEEERFHAMKFFNFINDLGKKAVITGHGDPNNEFSSVLEVFEAGYAHEQEVTKRIYDLSDMGWDEREHATINFLKWFIDEQVEEEATFDTIIQKLKRIEGDSNAFYMLDEELGKRSFSPVNQ
- the motA gene encoding flagellar motor stator protein MotA — its product is MDKTTIIGVILGVLAVGVGMVLKGVEVTALFNPAAFLIIFAGTAAAVMIAFPASELKKVPALIKIIFKEQELPPASELIDTFSGWANTARAEGLLALETKLDDIDDPFLQNGMRLAIDGQSPDFIRDVLNEELDAMEERHLAGASIFTQAGTYAPTLGVLGAVVGLIAALGHMEDTGALGKAIAAAFIATLFGIFSGYVLWHPFANKLKQKSRQEIFLKRIIIEGVLSIQEGQSSMVIRDKLASYLPAGQREQLDQQEFAGELENA
- the motB gene encoding flagellar motor protein MotB, whose protein sequence is MPRKKKKHHSDHMDESWLIPYADLLTLLLALFIVLFASSSIDADKYQRIVQAFDSAFNGSTGILDEQAPAQLDNENDGSVPLALDEEKENEITDEELAEKQAEREMEALMALQKKMDKYIGRNNLEVNFKTELSDEGLLITIQDVALFDSGSAAVKPEAQQLASDMSHLLVTNPPRNIVISGHTDNVPIHNARFESNWHLSVMRAVNFMKILLENDQLDPQKFSAKGFGEHKPVSGNDNAEGRQNNRRVEVLILPNLLTENAGS
- a CDS encoding histidine phosphatase family protein, encoding MRHGETDWNKERRLQGQEDIPLNETGREQALRTAQLLSEGKWDAVLASPLSRARETAEIIRTRLNIVDYGVVSHFQERDFGSISGELFADVEELYKAETAPGMERLEDMMVRLEAGLAEVKKNFAGKRVIVVSHGVAIRVLLSHLFKEEVHPEVKLHNACVSHLSFNDGRWVLGEWNIADHLSDTTMRT
- a CDS encoding YjcZ family sporulation protein, producing the protein MGYYGCGYRGGYGGGYGYGKGFALIVVLFILLIIVGASGFSY
- a CDS encoding M15 family metallopeptidase, which gives rise to MKSIKNIAGIGISALLLLSGCAGDNVSEKRDSTAGQIKEILQEEDQTAQNSGNEPDDDKERFSEGGENAGQTDGSDEGTTDGGTSLPDKHKNVVKEVNGRAIIMNPGNILSVVNKSQGLPEDYTPGELVIPDVPFPFEGDIPKKYMRKEAAAALEEMFQEASRDGVHLMAISGYRTYERQKELFVRKAAEVGEEAANEVVAYPGESEHQTGLTMDVSSASFGYRLDREFGDTAGGKWVAKHAHRFGFIVRYPEGKEEITGYQYEPWHLRYVGKDAAAEINEQDMTLEEYMGLVQKQ
- the comJ gene encoding competence protein ComJ, yielding MNEMTFESDILYSQLAVFQYGLENPFNDWNDTHVNQGFAWREGSVSFGTLSNDEECKITVRVTDKKEVDTDAIRAIAVPFYISKKGIEVGSIMETIAIDIEEEMYELLFAVKRLENGLGHYSFSFIKNTNPTVNIIKVDEELNPPSVLVMNAEPAI
- a CDS encoding DUF7660 family protein, with amino-acid sequence MEIESIKSKEELISFIDNLKNDLVTNQTEWENLSLEDYLEAIKSWVEDTNSLPSNPNWSTLAEILMAGKFYE